A region from the Brassica napus cultivar Da-Ae chromosome C8, Da-Ae, whole genome shotgun sequence genome encodes:
- the LOC125591792 gene encoding chloroplastic import inner membrane translocase subunit HP30-2-like: MSNELQGQPMNAITTAAGFSLFQGIFFKLGERFSKPSVEDPYYTRARSMLLKLGLEKYEKNFKKGLLADPTLPLLTDSALKDVSIPPGPRLLILDHIQRDPELKGKRGSRGKRGSRG; this comes from the exons ATGTCCAATGAATTACAAGGACAGCCTATGAATGCAATCACCACTGCTGCTGGTTTCTCTCTTTTTCAAGGAATCTTCTTCAAG CTGGGGGAAAGGTTCTCTAAACCAAGCGTTGAAGATCCGTACTATACCCGGGCGAGATCTATGCTGTTGAAACTGGGTCTAGAgaagtatgagaagaacttcaaGAAGGGTTTGTTGGCAGATCCCACTTTGCCTTTGCTCACTGATAG TGCGCTAAAAGACGTGAGCATCCCACCGGGACCAAGGCTACTGATACTGGATCACATCCAGAG GGACCCTGAGCTGAAGGGTAAACGAGGAAGCCGTGGTAAACGAGGAAGCCGTGGTTGA
- the LOC106423706 gene encoding uncharacterized protein LOC106423706, translating to MESKAIWLGFLPPRLQLSSRVSLSRPHGSSTSPKSDVRQTLVWSKPQGGGYLNRGRVLCSSQPDSNVPRAELFRGKSGSVSFNGLTHQLVEESKLVSAPFQEEDKGSLWWVLAPAVLISSLILPQFFLSGAIEATFKNDTVAEIVTSFCFETAFYAGLAIFLSVTDRVQRPYLDFSSKRWGLITGLRGYLMSTFLMMGLKVVVPVFAVYMTWPALGMDALIAVLPFLVGCAVQRGFEAQLERRGSSCWPIVPIVFEVYRLYQVTRAATFVQRLMFMMKDASTTVEITERGVVLVGLVVTLQFLAVLCLWSLITFLMRLFPSRPVAENY from the exons ATGGAATCGAAAGCTATTTGGTTAGGGTTTCTTCCGCCAAGACTTCAACTTTCATCTCGAGTTTCACTCTCCCGCCCTCAT GGTTCTTCCACATCTCCAAAATCTGATGTCAGAC AAACCCTTGTCTGGAGCAAACCACAAGGTGGAGGTTACTTGAACCGAGGCCGTGTCCTATGTTCTTCTCAACCTGATAGTAATGTTCCTCGAGCTGAGCTGTTCCGTGGAAAGTCTGGTTCAGTTTCTTTCAACGGTCTAACCCACCAGCTGGTTGAAGAAAGTAAACTTGTCTCAGCTCCGtttcaagaagaagacaaaggttCCCTCTGGTGGGTCTTGGCTCCTGCTGTCTTGATATCCTCACTGATTCTTCCGCAGTTCTTTCTCAGTGGTGCCATTGAAGCTACCTTTAAAAACGACACCGTTGCAG AGATTGTTACTTCTTTCTGCTTTGAGACGGCGTTTTATGCTGGTCTGGCGATATTCCTGTCTGTGACTGACCGAGTGCAGAGGCCCTACTTAGACTTCAGCTCCAAGAGATGGGGTTTAATCACTGGACTAAGAGGATACCTCATGTCCACATTTCTGATGATGGGTTTGAAAGTTGTAGTCCCTGTGTTTGCTGTATACATGACTTGGCCAGCTCTTGGGATGGATGCCTTGATTGCAGTCCTTCCTTTCTTGGTTGGATGTGCGGTTCAACGAGGTTTCGAGGCTCAGCTTGAAAGACGCGGCTCTTCGTGTTGGCCCATTGTTCCAATAGTCTTTGAG GTGTATAGGCTGTATCAGGTGACAAGAGCAGCCACTTTTGTTCAGAGGCTGATGTTTATGATGAAAGATGCGTCAACTACTGTAGAGATTACAGAGCGAGGAGTTGTGCTTGTTGGTTTGGTTGTGACTTTGCAGTTTCTAGCTGTTCTGTGTCTCTGGTCGCTGATCACTTTTCTAATGCGCCTTTTTCCTTCGAGACCTGTAGCTGAAAACTACTAA
- the LOC125591793 gene encoding secreted RxLR effector protein 161-like → MDVNVKLSKATHERGINERDYRRSIGCLRYLLHTRPDLSYSVGILSRYMQEPKESHGAALKQVLRYLQGTTSLGLLYLRSSKREITGYSDSSHNADKDDGRSTHGQVFYLDDSPITWCSSKQEIVALLSCEA, encoded by the coding sequence ATGGATGTCAATGTGAAGCTCTCAAAAGCAACACACGAAAGAGGCATCAACGAGCGTGATTATAGAAGAAGTATAGGTTGTCTTCGATACTTGTTGCACACTCGTCCGGACCTTTCATATAGTGTGGGTATTCTCAGCAGATACATGCAGGAACCGAAGGAATCTCATGGAGCCGCCTTAAAGCAAGTACTTAGGTACTTACAAGGCACGACGTCCCTCGGCCTTCTGTATTTACGTTCAAGCAAGCGTGAGATAACGGGCTATAGCGACAGCTCGCATAATGCTGACAAAGATGATGGTAGAAGCACACATGGTCAAGTGTTCTATCTCGACGACAGCCCCATAACCTGGTGTTCAAGTAAGCAGGAGATCGTCGCGCTCTTGTCGTGCGAAGCGTAA
- the LOC125591791 gene encoding uncharacterized protein LOC125591791, whose product MPLRGRLSREEKGKGVADSPSPTRDARVADSPPDDFDLIHRDALRDLDNMTLSQCLLVAEAHKMIRDECADRVEVGSSDVSGSGSEASSQASRSLIRASQEIPLDQIDCHPTIYHPDGIFEELGPLPSELLRDPRAQSWGNVFDSCSSHKTVRDLLRRSGGAGVTYIIPSKGQRPWSPPIGYQCVYESYFGDHTKLWFPIPRLITSYAFRRDIAICQLLTGSLRIAVRLMVMAAEIDVSMSVRVFEELTFTKAEPHGIFSVKMRSSYNVLAGHPNKTKDWQCSYFYVKSDEHAFSEPPGDDYRVLWNKTLVRHPNTIAYPEKFFESAQAIAAHNHLRWPDLSREWIRRQEARIARVDWESRLPVVLGPRKLRLSLFTRKQQKILDEARKMDGVPDLSALLKGKLQLLSKKSIPADVQGSTSSDAGRASKEGAPGLVDKDVGAEPPASSPRRRRGLEARKGERGRKRPYEGATSSIDHGEAPAEGREGATRGSVESDHSEAAPEDRPRKKKKKKSIEAEPRPSDVETGLVEVVAGGDVSLETPPEEREVS is encoded by the exons ATGCCTCTGAGAGGTCGTTTGTCGCGAGAAGAAAAAGGGAAGGGCGTCGCAGATTCTCCGAGTCCGACCAGAGATGCACGGGTAGCAGACAGTCCACCGGATGATTTCGACTTGATTCATCGCGACGCTCTTCGGGATTTAGACAATATGACCTTATCTCAATGCCTTTTGGTCGCTGAGGCTCATAAGATGATCCGTGATGAATGCGCGGATCGCGTTGAAGTCGGGAGCAGTGACGTGAGCGGTAGCGGCTCTGAAGCGTCTAGCCAAGCCTCAAGATCTTTGATACGAGCTAGTCAGGAGATTCCTTTAGACCAGATAGACTGCCATCCCACGATCTATCATCCTGACGGGATCTTCGAAGAACTCGGCCCACTCCCGTCCGAATTGCTTCGTGACCCGCGGGCTCAGTCATGGGGGAATGTCTTCGATTCTTGCTCCTCTCACAAGACGGTGAGGGATTTATTGAGGCGAAGTGGAGGTGCCGGCGTTACATACATCATTCCTTCCAAGGGACAGCGTCCTTGGTCGCCTCCGATTGGCTATCAGTGTGTCTACGAGTCCTATTTTGGAGACCATACGAAGCTCTGGTTTCCAATTCCCCGACTGATCACGTCGTACGCATTCCGTCGGGACATCGCCATCTGTCAGTTGCTTACCGGGTCGCTGCGCATCGCGGTTAGGCTAATGGTGATGGCAGCGGAGATAGATGTTTCGATGAGTGTGAGAGTATTCGAAGAGTTAACTTTTACGAAGGCGGAGCCACATGGAATATTTTCAGTGAAGATGCGCTCGAGCTACAACGTCTTGGCCGGGCACCCGAACAAGACGAAGGACTGGCAGTGCTCATATTTTTACGTCAAATCTGACGAGCATGCCTTCTCGGAGCCACCTGGGGACGACTACCGCGTTCTATGGAACAAAACGCTTG TTCGTCACCCGAATACGATCGCATACCCGGAGAAATTCTTCGAGAGTGCTCAGGCGATCGCGGCTCACAACCATCTCCGTTGGCCTGATCTTAGTCGAGAGTGGATAAGACGTCAAGAAGCTCGGATTGCTAGAG tTGATTGGGAATCGAGACTTCCTGTTGTACTCGGGCCCCGTAAGTTGCGTCTGTCCCTTTTTACTCGGAAACAGCAGAAAATTCTAGACGAAGCTAGAAAGATGGACGGAGTGCCAGATTTGAGTGCATTGTTGAAGGGGAAGCTGCAATTGCTTTCGAAGAAGTCAATTCCTGCCGATGTGCAAGGGTCGACCAGTTCTGACGCAGGCCGAGCTTCCAAGGAAGGAGCTCCTGGTTTAGTCGACAAAGACGTTGGGGCGGAGCCTCCTGCCTCGAGtcctagaagaagaaga GGTTTGGAAGCAAGGAAGGGAGAGAGAGGAAGGAAGAGACCTTACGAAGGGGCTACTTCCTCCATTGATCACGGCGAGGCGCCGGCAGAAGGACGAGAAGGCGCTACAAGGGGTTCAGTCGAGTCTGACCATTCCGAAGCGGCGCCTGAAGATCGTcccagaaagaagaagaagaagaagtccatCGAGGCAGAGCCGCGTCCTTCTGATGTGGAGACGGGCCTCGTCGAAGTTGTCGCGGGAGGCGACGTTTCTCTTGAAACCCCTCCTGAGGAGAGAGAGGTCtcatga